From Pseudodesulfovibrio nedwellii:
CCATACAACACGCTGGACTCGGTTGATCCAGCCAAGATAAACCTGCTCGGCCTGGATGCCAGCTTCATCATGCCGCCCAAAGCAGGATTTTATTATGTCTGGCCTCAAGGGCTGACACAGTAAATAATCACCAAACAATATTCTAAAGCGAAAAGGGCGAACCATGTGGTTCGCCCTTTTCTGTTCGGTTGGTTAACTATGCGGAGAGTGCTTTATTCATTTTTTTGGCCACGAAATCGAGGCCGAGCTTCTTCAGATGTTTTGTCTCGGGAATGCCGTCCATATCCCAGCCGCGCTGCTTGTAGTAGGCGTCCAGAATCTTGTTGTACTTTACGCCGTCAATGGGAGGCAACGGGATCGGGCCGACCGGATGTTCACCCGGACATTCCTTGTTCAGACACTTCCAGTTGGGCTGGTCATCTTCACGACGGATGCCGCGCATGACGATAGTGGCACGCTCGATCTGATTGGACCGCTCGAATATCTCAAACAATTCCTCTGTCGTGTATTTGATGCCGGAGGCATAGTAGATGGACTGACAAATCAGGTCGTACATGTGATCAAGGTCCTCGACCTTATCATGCCAGTAGCCAAGATGGCCGAAGTTGAACTTGCAGATACCGAGGCTGTCGGACAGGAAGAACATGTTCTCGTAATATTGTACCAGACGGGCCTTGGCTTCGGGATGGTAAGAACGAACGTCGCCACCTTCCTTGAAACCAGACACCTTGACGGCAACGGGCGGGATGTTGACCCACTCTGCCGTAGGCAGACCATTCAGATGGTGCGAGCCGCGCGGGGAAACCGCGAACTGAAGCATAGAACCGATGGTGGAACGAGTCTCAACACCCGTGGCACACATACCTTTCTGATGATAAACAGACTGTAATGCTTTCTCGCCCAAAGCCTTGGCAACACGATACGGGCCATTGGCCAAATTATCGCCGCAGCCTTTACGGAACACGATCTTGGGCATCATGGCAACACACGCATCACCGTTGCCGAACTGCATGTCGATATCATCCAAAAACGACTTGTTGATAAGCTTCCGTTCCATCAATTCCATCAAGGTGGAAAACATGGCACCGGTCTCAACGGTGTCCAAACCATAATCGTTACACATGGTGTTGAGCTTGAGGACAACCTTATCGTCGGTGATATCACACTTATGACCCAATGCCGTGGTGGTTTCATATTCCGGCCCACCACCGCGTGTGGGATACTTACCGTCCTTGACCGCATAGGCAGCATGACAATGGACGGGGCAGGCAAAACAGGCTTCACGACGGGTGCCGTGATCCTTACTCCACGAACGCACCAGACGATCAAACTTGGGATCAATGCCACACCGCTGCCAGTTGCGGATGGGTACCATACCCGTGGTCCCGATCAAATTGGTAATACCAGGTGTTCCCCACTTGGACATAAGGTCATAACTGGCACTATGGACCTTACCGAATTTCGGGTCCATCAACTCGTCACGGAGCTGCTTGGTGACCTTGTAAAATTCCTTTGGCTTAAACAATTTGACCGGCTTGGAGCCCTTGGCAACCACGGCCTTGAGATTTTTTGATCCAAAAACGGCACCCATGCCACAACGGCCCATGGAGTTTGTAGTCTCGGTACGAACATTGGCATAACGAACCAAATTCTCACCGGCCTGACCGATGCAGAGCAGCTTGGTCGGCTCGCCATACTTCTCAATCAGTTCAGCCTGGGTGTCTATGGTACCCTTGCCCCACACGTCGGCTGCGGATTCAAGACGAACCTCGTCATCTTCGATATACAGACACACAGGCTTCTTGGCCTTGCCGCTAATGACCAACATATCATAACCACACCGTTTGAGAGCCGGTCCAAAATGACCGCCACAGTTGGAATCACCCCAACCGGAATAGTTCATGGGAGAAAGATAGCAAGCGTGAGTACGCCCGGAACTGGGGAAAGTGGTCGCACCCAGTGCGCCGGTACCGATGTAAACTTTAT
This genomic window contains:
- a CDS encoding aldehyde ferredoxin oxidoreductase family protein, producing MTKEVYGNMGIILRVDLTTGSVTREDASKYNEKWLGGRCLAHYLLFNEVDVAKTDPLSPANKVYIGTGALGATTFPSSGRTHACYLSPMNYSGWGDSNCGGHFGPALKRCGYDMLVISGKAKKPVCLYIEDDEVRLESAADVWGKGTIDTQAELIEKYGEPTKLLCIGQAGENLVRYANVRTETTNSMGRCGMGAVFGSKNLKAVVAKGSKPVKLFKPKEFYKVTKQLRDELMDPKFGKVHSASYDLMSKWGTPGITNLIGTTGMVPIRNWQRCGIDPKFDRLVRSWSKDHGTRREACFACPVHCHAAYAVKDGKYPTRGGGPEYETTTALGHKCDITDDKVVLKLNTMCNDYGLDTVETGAMFSTLMELMERKLINKSFLDDIDMQFGNGDACVAMMPKIVFRKGCGDNLANGPYRVAKALGEKALQSVYHQKGMCATGVETRSTIGSMLQFAVSPRGSHHLNGLPTAEWVNIPPVAVKVSGFKEGGDVRSYHPEAKARLVQYYENMFFLSDSLGICKFNFGHLGYWHDKVEDLDHMYDLICQSIYYASGIKYTTEELFEIFERSNQIERATIVMRGIRREDDQPNWKCLNKECPGEHPVGPIPLPPIDGVKYNKILDAYYKQRGWDMDGIPETKHLKKLGLDFVAKKMNKALSA